A portion of the Microbulbifer agarilyticus genome contains these proteins:
- a CDS encoding saccharopine dehydrogenase family protein, with the protein MANVLIVGAGGVGQVVAHKCAQVEEVFENITLASRTKSKCDKIADMLPRKIDTAEVDADNVGEMVALIEKVKPDMVINVALPYQDLHIMDACLETGVHYLDTANYEPPEEAKFEYKWQWAYQDRFEKAGLMALLGSGFDPGVTSVFTAYAKKHHFDRIKTLDILDCNAGDHGLPFATNFNPEINIREITANGRYWEDGKWVTTQPMEEKRVFEFPEGIGEKDLYLLYHEELESLSTHYPEIERARFWMTFGASYLKHLEVLQNVGMTSIEPVEFQGQQIIPIQFLKALLPDPASLGPLTKGKTCIGNIIKGTPQGGGDDKIYYVYNICDHQEAYKEVKSQAISYTTGVPAMIGAKMMMEGKWMKPGVWNMEQLDPDPFMDDLNKYGLPWQETWLDKPFL; encoded by the coding sequence ATGGCCAACGTTCTGATTGTCGGCGCCGGTGGTGTCGGTCAGGTGGTCGCGCACAAGTGCGCGCAAGTTGAAGAAGTGTTCGAGAACATCACCCTCGCCAGTCGCACCAAATCCAAATGTGACAAGATTGCGGATATGCTGCCGCGCAAAATCGACACCGCGGAAGTAGATGCAGATAACGTTGGTGAAATGGTCGCGCTGATTGAAAAAGTGAAGCCGGACATGGTCATCAATGTGGCACTGCCCTACCAGGACCTGCACATCATGGATGCCTGCCTGGAAACCGGCGTGCACTACCTCGACACCGCCAACTACGAACCGCCAGAAGAGGCCAAGTTCGAATACAAGTGGCAGTGGGCCTATCAGGATCGTTTTGAAAAAGCCGGCCTGATGGCATTGCTCGGCAGCGGCTTTGACCCGGGTGTGACGAGCGTATTTACCGCCTATGCGAAAAAACACCACTTTGATCGCATCAAGACTCTAGATATTCTCGACTGTAACGCCGGCGACCACGGCCTGCCGTTTGCCACCAACTTCAACCCGGAAATCAACATTCGTGAAATCACCGCGAATGGCCGCTACTGGGAAGATGGCAAATGGGTTACCACTCAGCCGATGGAAGAAAAGCGGGTGTTCGAATTCCCCGAAGGCATCGGGGAAAAAGACCTGTATTTGCTGTACCACGAAGAGCTGGAGTCCCTGTCCACGCACTACCCGGAAATCGAGCGCGCCCGTTTCTGGATGACCTTCGGTGCCAGCTACCTGAAACACTTGGAAGTGTTGCAGAACGTCGGCATGACCAGCATCGAGCCAGTGGAATTCCAGGGCCAGCAGATCATACCCATTCAATTCCTCAAGGCGCTGCTACCCGACCCGGCAAGCCTCGGCCCACTGACCAAGGGTAAGACCTGTATTGGCAACATCATCAAGGGCACCCCGCAGGGTGGTGGTGACGACAAGATCTACTACGTCTACAACATTTGCGACCATCAGGAAGCGTATAAGGAAGTTAAGTCCCAGGCGATTTCCTACACCACCGGCGTACCGGCCATGATCGGCGCCAAAATGATGATGGAAGGCAAGTGGATGAAACCCGGCGTATGGAATATGGAACAGCTGGACCCGGATCCATTTATGGACGACCTGAATAAATACGGTTTGCCGTGGCAGGAAACCTGGCTCGACAAACCGTTCCTGTAA
- the nspC gene encoding carboxynorspermidine decarboxylase, translated as MDLTPRRDYFGEFDPSRVPTPCFVVDEIALRDNLEVLADVQQRSGAKVLAALKAFSMFSVGHIVVEYLSGTCASGINEAKLGFEEYGGKDLGKEVHVFSAGYKEQELEEILQFAHHVIFNSFSQWHRYKPMCLAAQKKRSELRFGLRINPEHSEGHTPIYDPCAPCSHLGIVRSLFEDEDLTGISGLHFHTLCEQDFEPLQRTIAAVEKKFGDLLPQIEWINFGGGHHITRRDYQVEALIDAVKGFSKKHNVQVYLEPGEAVALFCGVLVGEVIDLTWNGKQQAILDVSATCHMPDVIEMPYRPEITGASLPQELPHAYLLGGQSCLAGDRIGEYSFAEPLNIGDRLVFEEMAYYTMVKTNTFNGIPLPSIALWNSDTDELRMIKEFGYEDFRNRLS; from the coding sequence ATGGATCTGACACCCCGCAGAGACTACTTTGGCGAATTCGACCCCAGTAGGGTACCCACACCCTGCTTTGTGGTCGACGAAATTGCCCTGCGCGATAACCTCGAAGTGCTGGCCGATGTGCAACAGCGCAGCGGTGCCAAGGTGCTCGCCGCACTGAAAGCCTTCTCCATGTTCAGCGTCGGGCACATCGTCGTCGAATACCTGTCCGGCACCTGTGCCAGTGGTATCAACGAGGCAAAACTCGGCTTCGAGGAATACGGCGGCAAGGATCTCGGCAAGGAAGTACATGTCTTCAGTGCAGGCTACAAAGAGCAAGAACTGGAGGAAATTCTTCAGTTTGCGCACCACGTGATATTCAACTCATTTTCGCAGTGGCATCGCTACAAGCCCATGTGTCTTGCCGCACAAAAGAAGCGTTCGGAGTTGCGCTTTGGCCTGCGTATCAATCCCGAGCACTCGGAAGGCCACACGCCAATTTACGATCCATGTGCACCCTGCTCACATCTTGGCATAGTCCGTTCGCTGTTTGAAGATGAAGACCTGACCGGCATCAGCGGCCTGCACTTCCACACCTTGTGTGAACAGGATTTCGAGCCCCTGCAACGCACGATTGCGGCGGTGGAAAAGAAGTTTGGCGATCTGCTGCCACAGATTGAGTGGATCAACTTTGGCGGCGGCCACCATATTACCCGCCGGGATTATCAGGTTGAGGCGTTAATCGACGCGGTTAAGGGCTTCTCGAAAAAGCACAATGTGCAGGTTTATCTCGAACCCGGCGAAGCGGTGGCCCTGTTCTGTGGTGTGCTGGTAGGCGAAGTGATCGATCTAACCTGGAATGGCAAGCAACAGGCGATTCTGGATGTGTCCGCGACCTGCCATATGCCCGACGTGATCGAAATGCCCTACCGCCCGGAAATTACCGGTGCCAGCCTGCCGCAGGAATTGCCCCACGCCTATTTGCTGGGCGGACAGAGCTGCCTCGCGGGGGATCGAATTGGTGAATACAGCTTTGCCGAGCCATTGAATATCGGCGACCGTTTGGTGTTTGAAGAGATGGCGTATTACACCATGGTCAAAACCAACACGTTTAATGGGATTCCGCTGCCTTCGATTGCACTGTGGAATTCGGATACGGATGAACTCCGGATGATCAAAGAGTTTGGTTATGAAGATTTTAGGAACCGTCTGTCATGA
- the speB gene encoding agmatinase, with amino-acid sequence MHTEDPNIFLGSEIEQPKPEEALFHILPIPYEETVSYGGGTGKGPAAIIEASHQLETFDNFSSPCDLGIYTRKAVDVNGPAEQVMENIAKATSDILQLGKMPVGIGGEHSVTWGIIKGYLDAGIKDFGVVQIDAHADLRDRYEGHKHSHASVMRLVCEAGIPLYQLGIRAYCEEEIEARKQYGVGYMDAHELVPTNIQSIELPQNFPSKVFFTLDIDGMDPSVFPSTGTPVPGGLGWYQTLNLFESVAKQREIIGFDLLEFAPIRGFHAYEFGAAQLLYKLMGIVQRNLNAS; translated from the coding sequence ATGCACACAGAAGACCCAAACATTTTCCTCGGTTCCGAAATCGAACAGCCCAAACCCGAAGAGGCACTGTTCCATATCCTACCGATCCCCTATGAGGAGACCGTCTCCTACGGAGGCGGGACCGGTAAAGGACCAGCGGCGATCATTGAAGCGTCCCACCAGCTCGAGACCTTCGACAATTTTTCGTCTCCCTGCGACCTCGGGATCTACACACGCAAAGCGGTGGACGTTAACGGCCCAGCAGAGCAGGTTATGGAAAATATCGCCAAAGCCACAAGCGACATTTTGCAGCTCGGCAAAATGCCCGTTGGCATCGGCGGCGAACACTCGGTCACATGGGGCATTATCAAGGGCTATCTCGACGCAGGGATTAAAGACTTCGGCGTGGTGCAGATCGATGCCCATGCGGACCTGCGTGATCGATACGAAGGCCACAAGCACAGTCACGCCAGTGTGATGCGCCTGGTGTGTGAAGCGGGCATCCCACTGTATCAACTGGGTATCCGGGCGTACTGCGAAGAAGAAATTGAGGCGCGCAAACAGTATGGGGTTGGCTATATGGACGCCCACGAACTGGTGCCCACCAATATCCAATCGATCGAACTGCCTCAGAACTTCCCCAGCAAAGTGTTCTTCACCCTCGATATCGACGGCATGGACCCATCGGTCTTCCCTTCCACCGGCACCCCGGTACCGGGTGGTCTCGGCTGGTACCAGACCCTCAACCTGTTTGAATCCGTGGCCAAACAACGTGAGATCATCGGCTTCGACCTGCTGGAGTTCGCGCCCATCCGCGGTTTCCACGCCTACGAGTTCGGGGCGGCGCAGTTGCTGTACAAATTAATGGGCATAGTACAGCGCAACCTGAACGCCAGCTGA
- a CDS encoding DUF6515 family protein: MKKAARYLLLGAGFAALLSFAFAAPAEAHPGHRGHHHGHLPAYGPRYRPVYGRGYWGPRYRGPRISVGVTVPILPAGYVNLAVGGVPYYYSGGYYYRPAPRGFVVVNAPLGAAVLTLPGSAVRVQIGGLTYYQYGASYYQWRPHMNRYVVVPAPVATVAAAPVVGVTQQAYSPGQVVNELPVGYTAEVINGIQYYRYGGHYFMPTQRDGREVYVVVQV; encoded by the coding sequence ATGAAAAAAGCGGCTAGATACCTCTTGCTGGGAGCAGGCTTCGCGGCACTGCTTTCCTTTGCATTTGCCGCACCTGCGGAGGCTCATCCCGGGCACCGCGGTCATCACCACGGCCACCTTCCGGCCTATGGTCCACGCTACCGTCCGGTCTATGGACGCGGCTACTGGGGCCCCCGTTATCGCGGCCCGCGTATCAGTGTTGGCGTGACGGTTCCGATACTGCCGGCAGGTTACGTGAACCTGGCCGTAGGCGGTGTGCCCTATTACTACTCCGGCGGTTACTACTACCGTCCGGCACCGCGAGGCTTTGTGGTGGTCAACGCGCCGCTGGGCGCAGCGGTACTCACCCTACCCGGCAGCGCAGTGCGTGTGCAGATTGGCGGGCTAACGTATTACCAGTACGGCGCCTCCTACTACCAGTGGCGCCCACATATGAATCGCTACGTAGTGGTTCCGGCACCGGTGGCGACCGTGGCAGCAGCCCCGGTAGTGGGTGTGACCCAGCAGGCCTACTCGCCGGGTCAGGTGGTTAACGAGCTGCCGGTTGGCTACACCGCAGAAGTGATCAACGGCATCCAGTACTACCGCTACGGCGGCCACTATTTTATGCCGACCCAGCGCGATGGCCGCGAGGTCTATGTCGTGGTTCAGGTGTAA
- a CDS encoding winged helix-turn-helix domain-containing protein yields the protein MKAYTKAPPLPVDRARALVLARQFVQQPWPGDAADLIAHLGALQLDAIQVITRAHLHQLHVRLPRPGEAKLIQMLEAAERERRVFEYWSHAAAYLPMQSYRFARVRMDRIREGQKHWFEKNVKLCRFVLDRIRAEGPLKASDFVRAKGGWWSWSEEKKALEQLFHEGELMVSHREGFQKVFDLPERLLPSQVETAAATDADYGRYLVRSFLNAQAFGRANEMSYLRKHDKPLINEAVVQMKKTGELVEVGTELMLAEELDCEPPGVPRKVRLLSPFDPLVLQRKRLKRLFGFDYQLECYVPEAKRKFGYFCLPILYRDGFAGVVDLKADRGARLLRVKALHWREQPRAGLMSGFNKALADFARYHGLACEGL from the coding sequence TTGAAAGCCTATACCAAAGCTCCACCTCTGCCAGTGGATCGGGCCCGTGCACTGGTGCTGGCGCGCCAATTTGTTCAGCAACCGTGGCCCGGCGATGCCGCTGACCTGATCGCCCATCTTGGCGCCTTGCAGCTGGATGCGATTCAGGTAATCACCCGTGCCCATTTGCACCAGTTGCATGTGCGCTTGCCCAGGCCCGGTGAAGCCAAGTTGATCCAGATGCTGGAGGCCGCGGAGCGCGAGCGTCGGGTATTTGAGTACTGGTCCCACGCTGCCGCCTATTTGCCCATGCAGAGTTATCGCTTTGCCCGTGTGCGTATGGATCGTATTCGCGAAGGGCAGAAACACTGGTTCGAAAAAAACGTAAAGCTGTGCCGCTTTGTATTGGACCGGATTCGTGCGGAGGGCCCACTAAAGGCCAGCGATTTTGTGCGAGCAAAGGGTGGCTGGTGGAGTTGGAGCGAGGAGAAGAAGGCGCTCGAACAGCTTTTCCACGAGGGCGAGTTGATGGTGAGCCACCGGGAGGGCTTTCAGAAGGTGTTTGATCTACCTGAGCGCCTGCTGCCATCCCAGGTCGAGACGGCAGCGGCGACTGATGCGGACTATGGCCGCTATCTAGTGCGCAGTTTTCTAAATGCACAGGCGTTTGGTCGGGCAAACGAAATGTCGTATTTGCGCAAGCACGACAAGCCATTGATCAATGAGGCCGTTGTGCAGATGAAAAAAACCGGGGAGTTGGTTGAAGTGGGTACGGAGCTGATGCTCGCGGAAGAGTTGGACTGCGAGCCGCCGGGAGTGCCGCGCAAGGTGCGGTTACTGTCCCCGTTCGACCCATTGGTGTTGCAGCGCAAACGCCTGAAGCGGTTGTTTGGTTTTGATTATCAGCTGGAGTGTTACGTACCCGAGGCAAAGCGCAAGTTTGGCTATTTCTGCCTGCCGATCTTGTACCGGGATGGGTTTGCTGGTGTTGTCGACCTGAAGGCGGATCGGGGTGCGAGGCTATTGCGCGTAAAAGCGTTGCACTGGCGTGAGCAACCGCGGGCGGGACTGATGTCTGGATTCAACAAGGCCCTCGCAGACTTCGCCCGCTATCACGGGCTCGCCTGCGAGGGCCTGTAA
- a CDS encoding cyclase family protein yields the protein MALCWASFALAEGFPKGRWVDLSHDFADDTLYWPTADKFHKDTVFAGETDKGYYYSAYNLAAAEHGGTHVDAPVHFGRGRQSVDQIPLQQLIGPAVVIRVAGQIPQAGKGANRNYLISVADIERWEQQHGKLEKDTIVLFDTGSAQYWPDPVKYLGTAERGQAAVDKLNFPGLSPEAAIFLADERGIKAVGLDTPSIDYGASKLFKAHRELFKRNVPALENVTNLQALPEKGFTLIALPMKIRGGSGGPTRVVGFIPED from the coding sequence GTGGCGCTCTGTTGGGCGAGCTTCGCGCTCGCAGAAGGATTCCCCAAGGGCCGCTGGGTGGACCTGTCCCACGATTTTGCCGATGACACCCTCTACTGGCCCACGGCCGACAAATTCCACAAAGACACGGTGTTCGCTGGGGAAACCGACAAGGGGTATTACTATTCCGCGTATAACCTGGCGGCAGCCGAACACGGCGGCACCCATGTCGATGCCCCGGTGCATTTCGGTCGCGGCCGGCAAAGTGTGGATCAGATACCCCTACAGCAACTGATCGGGCCGGCGGTGGTAATCCGGGTCGCCGGACAGATTCCGCAAGCGGGCAAGGGTGCCAATAGAAACTACCTGATCAGCGTTGCCGACATAGAACGCTGGGAGCAGCAACACGGCAAGCTCGAGAAAGACACGATCGTGTTGTTTGATACCGGCAGCGCGCAGTACTGGCCAGACCCGGTGAAATATCTGGGCACCGCAGAGCGCGGTCAGGCGGCGGTGGATAAACTGAACTTTCCCGGACTGTCACCCGAGGCGGCGATATTTTTGGCCGACGAGCGCGGTATAAAAGCGGTGGGGTTGGACACGCCGAGTATCGACTATGGCGCGTCGAAACTATTCAAGGCGCACCGCGAATTATTCAAGCGGAATGTTCCCGCACTGGAAAACGTAACCAACCTGCAGGCGCTACCGGAGAAAGGCTTCACGCTGATTGCACTACCGATGAAAATCCGCGGTGGCAGCGGTGGGCCTACACGCGTGGTGGGATTTATTCCGGAGGATTAG
- the bioC gene encoding malonyl-ACP O-methyltransferase BioC — protein MGKIKSLALIHGWGGDSRCWQPLLEQWQSVAGTFNGTGPIVTVDLPGFGTRINEPWPQTETLLAELEAQLPEDCLLLGWSLGGMLAVQLAERSKRVGSNKVRALVTIGANGRFVASDGWPAAMPETVFTDFCRAQREAPAKNMQRFAGLQARGDSEMRGLLKTLKAEVPAAVPQSWSQALECLGSLDNRVLLAAPAVPTLHLFGEGDALVPVQAASALEVLGASCKVIPQSGHCPHRSRPAQVAQIIRDFVGNSLGDSTFGSASNSAAPLEKASVARAFGRAAASYDAAAHLQRAVCRELLSRAPEHRAPRRILDLGSGTGYGSELLRKRFPDAEIIALDIAPQMLQFARAHRPVSNAYVAADAEQLPLADGCIDLVFSSFALQWCYRLPQLFAEIRRVLAPAGDVLISTLLPGTLSELEASWAAVDDAVHVNRFLPESDWHSACVANHLQTTTAVEQRVLHFDDVKSLMRELKSIGAHNVNREAGKGLLSRAKLRKLTEAYENERTEVGLPATYEVLYLQLAHSAAAASALDTLDALAPG, from the coding sequence ATGGGTAAAATTAAAAGTCTGGCGCTGATTCATGGTTGGGGCGGTGACTCCCGTTGCTGGCAGCCGTTGTTGGAGCAGTGGCAATCCGTTGCCGGCACTTTCAATGGCACTGGCCCCATTGTCACTGTGGATTTGCCGGGCTTTGGTACGCGCATCAACGAGCCCTGGCCGCAAACCGAAACCCTGCTTGCCGAGCTGGAAGCGCAGCTACCGGAAGATTGCCTGCTACTGGGCTGGTCCCTAGGTGGCATGCTCGCAGTGCAGCTTGCCGAACGCAGCAAGCGGGTTGGAAGTAACAAAGTACGGGCACTGGTGACCATCGGTGCGAACGGGCGCTTTGTCGCCAGCGATGGCTGGCCGGCGGCTATGCCGGAAACGGTATTCACGGATTTCTGTCGCGCCCAGCGTGAGGCGCCGGCAAAAAATATGCAGCGTTTTGCCGGCCTGCAGGCGCGCGGTGATTCCGAGATGCGTGGCTTGCTGAAAACGCTGAAGGCCGAAGTGCCCGCAGCGGTTCCACAAAGCTGGTCGCAGGCCCTAGAGTGCTTGGGTAGCTTGGATAACCGCGTATTGTTGGCAGCTCCTGCAGTGCCAACCCTGCACCTGTTTGGCGAAGGTGATGCACTGGTACCTGTACAGGCTGCGAGTGCGTTGGAAGTGTTAGGTGCATCGTGCAAGGTGATCCCGCAATCCGGGCACTGCCCGCATCGGAGCCGTCCCGCGCAAGTCGCGCAGATCATTCGCGACTTTGTCGGTAATTCACTTGGTGACTCTACCTTCGGCTCTGCTTCTAACTCTGCCGCTCCGCTGGAAAAGGCTTCCGTGGCGCGGGCTTTTGGCCGTGCGGCAGCGAGTTATGATGCCGCCGCCCACCTGCAGCGCGCAGTCTGTCGCGAGCTGCTTAGCCGCGCCCCGGAGCACCGCGCACCAAGACGAATTCTCGACCTGGGCAGTGGCACCGGCTACGGCAGTGAACTGCTGCGCAAACGTTTCCCCGATGCGGAAATTATCGCGCTGGATATCGCTCCGCAGATGTTGCAGTTTGCCCGCGCGCATCGCCCGGTGAGCAACGCCTATGTGGCGGCGGATGCAGAACAGCTACCGCTGGCGGATGGTTGTATCGATCTGGTCTTTTCCAGCTTTGCCTTGCAGTGGTGTTACCGGTTGCCGCAGTTGTTTGCGGAAATACGCCGGGTGTTGGCGCCCGCCGGCGACGTATTAATTTCCACGCTGCTACCGGGAACGCTCAGTGAGCTGGAAGCCAGTTGGGCGGCGGTGGATGACGCGGTGCATGTGAATCGTTTCCTGCCCGAGAGTGACTGGCACAGTGCCTGTGTTGCCAATCACCTGCAAACAACTACTGCGGTCGAGCAGCGTGTATTGCATTTTGATGATGTGAAATCGCTGATGCGGGAACTTAAAAGCATTGGTGCCCACAATGTGAATCGCGAAGCGGGCAAGGGGCTGCTGAGTCGGGCGAAATTGCGCAAGCTAACCGAAGCCTATGAGAACGAACGCACTGAGGTTGGGCTGCCTGCGACCTATGAAGTGTTGTATTTACAGTTGGCGCATTCAGCCGCTGCCGCTTCAGCCCTCGATACTCTTGATGCCCTCGCGCCGGGTTAA
- the bioF gene encoding 8-amino-7-oxononanoate synthase: MTAVVNSLQDFLDARLAERRAQQLYRKHKVLAAAPGPVAEVDGRTLVTFSSNDYLGLATHPDVIAAQQHGAALGAGATASHLVNGHFDIHQQLQNKIAEVTGREAALLFGSGYMANVGVINALVGRGDFVVQDKLNHASLIDGGRISGAQYLRFAHNDLEALEVQLRRAREKNSGKILLAVDGVYSMDGDSAPLAQMAELCQRYDTWLMVDEAHGFGVTGSAENPSAGSAAVAGLDQHSAPILMGTLGKAAGNAGAFVAGSRALIEYLTQFARTYIYTTGMPPAVAAGCLRALELMQQQPLRETLQQRIDYFRQRAAALQLPLENSTSAIQPVLLGCEQTVLAVAERLQEAGFLVGAIRPPTVPAGTARLRITLSAAHSEAQIDGLLQALVPALCAVEAPA, translated from the coding sequence GTGACCGCTGTTGTAAATAGCCTGCAGGACTTTCTCGATGCGCGCCTGGCGGAACGCCGGGCGCAGCAGCTGTACCGCAAGCACAAAGTTCTCGCGGCTGCGCCGGGCCCTGTGGCCGAGGTGGATGGCCGTACCCTGGTTACCTTCAGCAGTAATGATTATCTCGGTCTCGCCACCCATCCCGATGTGATTGCCGCGCAGCAGCACGGCGCCGCGCTGGGTGCCGGGGCCACGGCCTCGCATCTGGTCAATGGCCACTTCGATATCCACCAGCAACTGCAAAACAAGATTGCCGAAGTCACCGGCCGCGAAGCCGCGCTGCTGTTCGGCAGTGGCTATATGGCCAACGTTGGTGTCATCAATGCGCTGGTTGGCCGCGGCGATTTTGTTGTACAGGACAAACTCAATCACGCCTCGCTGATTGATGGCGGGCGTATCTCTGGTGCCCAGTACCTGCGCTTTGCCCACAATGACCTGGAAGCGTTGGAAGTTCAGCTGCGCCGTGCGCGGGAAAAAAACAGCGGAAAAATCCTGCTCGCCGTGGATGGCGTGTACAGCATGGACGGCGACTCCGCACCGCTCGCGCAGATGGCCGAACTTTGTCAGCGTTACGACACCTGGTTGATGGTGGATGAAGCCCACGGCTTTGGTGTGACGGGAAGCGCTGAGAACCCCAGCGCCGGCAGTGCGGCCGTCGCCGGGCTGGATCAGCACAGTGCGCCGATCCTTATGGGTACCCTCGGTAAAGCGGCGGGCAATGCCGGTGCCTTTGTCGCGGGCTCAAGAGCGCTGATCGAATACCTTACCCAATTTGCCCGCACCTACATTTACACCACCGGCATGCCGCCGGCGGTGGCTGCCGGGTGTCTGCGCGCACTCGAGCTGATGCAGCAACAGCCATTGCGCGAGACCTTGCAGCAGCGCATCGATTATTTCCGCCAGCGCGCCGCGGCGCTGCAGCTGCCACTGGAAAACTCCACCAGCGCCATTCAGCCCGTGCTACTCGGCTGTGAGCAAACCGTGCTCGCCGTCGCCGAGCGTTTACAGGAAGCGGGTTTTCTGGTGGGCGCTATTCGTCCGCCCACGGTACCTGCGGGCACCGCGCGTTTGCGCATCACCCTGTCCGCTGCACATAGTGAGGCCCAAATTGATGGCTTGTTGCAGGCGCTGGTGCCGGCGTTATGCGCAGTGGAGGCACCGGCGTGA
- the bioB gene encoding biotin synthase BioB — protein sequence MSSASSTYGEIRHDWSRRQVLDLFALPFNDLLFTAQMVHRQHFDANRVQVSTLCSIKTGACPEDCTYCPQSARYDTGLEREKLMKVEKVLEEARAAKASGATRFCMGAAWRSPKNKDMPYVTQMVQEVKALGMETCMTLGMLSDEQAKGLADAGLDYYNHNLDTSPEYYGDIITTRTYEDRLNTLANVRAAGMKVCAGGIIGLGEEEKDRAGLLMQLANLSEHPESVPINMLVKVAGTPLENNKDLDPFEFIRCIAVARIMMPKSHVRLSAGRESMNDEMQSLAFLAGANSIFYGEKLLTTGNPEANEDMQLFKRLGIKPEEYQQYEDESAVEAELQAKISEQESDPFFYDAAKA from the coding sequence ATGTCTTCCGCTTCGTCCACCTACGGCGAAATTCGTCATGACTGGAGCCGCCGGCAGGTGCTCGACCTGTTCGCGTTGCCTTTCAATGATCTGCTGTTTACTGCACAAATGGTGCACCGCCAGCACTTCGACGCCAACCGGGTTCAGGTGAGCACGCTGTGTTCGATCAAAACCGGTGCCTGCCCGGAAGATTGCACTTACTGCCCGCAAAGCGCCCGTTACGATACCGGCCTGGAGCGCGAAAAGCTGATGAAGGTGGAGAAGGTGCTGGAAGAGGCGCGTGCAGCCAAGGCCAGTGGTGCGACCCGCTTCTGCATGGGCGCTGCGTGGCGCTCACCGAAAAACAAGGACATGCCCTACGTCACCCAGATGGTGCAGGAAGTGAAGGCCCTGGGCATGGAAACCTGCATGACTCTGGGTATGCTGAGCGACGAGCAGGCCAAGGGCCTGGCGGACGCGGGCCTAGATTATTACAACCACAATCTGGACACCTCGCCGGAATACTACGGCGACATCATTACCACGCGCACCTATGAAGACCGCCTGAATACTCTGGCGAATGTGCGTGCGGCGGGTATGAAGGTGTGCGCCGGCGGTATCATTGGCCTCGGTGAAGAGGAAAAAGACCGCGCCGGCCTGCTGATGCAGCTGGCCAACCTGTCTGAGCACCCCGAGTCGGTGCCCATCAATATGCTGGTAAAAGTTGCCGGCACTCCGCTGGAAAACAACAAAGACCTGGATCCGTTCGAATTTATCCGTTGTATCGCAGTGGCGCGCATCATGATGCCGAAATCCCATGTGCGCCTGTCCGCCGGTCGCGAATCGATGAACGACGAGATGCAGTCCCTCGCCTTCCTCGCCGGCGCCAACTCGATTTTCTACGGCGAAAAACTGCTGACCACTGGCAACCCGGAAGCGAACGAGGACATGCAATTGTTCAAGCGCCTGGGCATTAAGCCAGAGGAATACCAGCAGTACGAGGATGAGTCCGCAGTGGAAGCCGAGCTGCAGGCAAAAATTTCCGAACAGGAATCCGACCCCTTCTTCTACGACGCCGCCAAGGCGTAA
- a CDS encoding ComF family protein, whose amino-acid sequence MPLLRLLGQVLTRPLDKHFACCLLCGSGSEVQAGVCASCQCDLPSLGHACIGCALPLAATQDSHCAACIQRPPPQASSVACWSYAYPVAQLVQRFKYQRDFAAGRTLAELAAQELHPQVQQASPPDILVPVPMHWRKQLFGRGYNQAQLIADIFGDYWRIPVAAGALRKIAASDSQQTLSRAQRRKNLAHSFDAGAQVKDLHVGLVDDVITTGATQEAAAQSLLAAGASRVSVYALARTP is encoded by the coding sequence GTGCCGCTATTGCGATTACTGGGTCAGGTACTCACCCGGCCGCTGGATAAACACTTTGCCTGTTGCCTGCTGTGTGGCTCCGGCAGCGAGGTGCAGGCCGGAGTCTGCGCATCGTGCCAGTGCGATCTGCCTTCTCTGGGCCACGCCTGTATAGGCTGTGCGCTGCCGCTGGCAGCAACACAGGACAGTCATTGCGCCGCCTGTATTCAACGCCCACCACCCCAGGCCAGCAGCGTCGCCTGCTGGTCCTATGCCTACCCTGTCGCGCAGCTGGTGCAGCGCTTCAAGTACCAGCGGGACTTTGCCGCCGGGCGCACGCTCGCTGAGCTGGCGGCACAGGAACTCCACCCGCAAGTACAGCAAGCGTCACCTCCCGACATACTGGTGCCGGTTCCCATGCACTGGCGCAAGCAATTATTCGGCCGGGGCTACAACCAGGCGCAGCTAATCGCCGACATCTTCGGCGACTACTGGCGTATACCAGTGGCCGCTGGTGCATTGCGCAAAATAGCCGCCAGCGATAGCCAGCAAACACTTTCACGCGCCCAGCGACGCAAGAATCTCGCCCACAGTTTTGACGCTGGAGCGCAGGTAAAAGACCTGCACGTGGGCCTGGTCGATGATGTCATCACCACCGGTGCCACGCAGGAGGCGGCGGCCCAATCACTCCTTGCAGCTGGCGCATCGCGAGTCAGTGTTTACGCCCTGGCCAGAACCCCCTGA